A genomic segment from Geitlerinema sp. PCC 7407 encodes:
- the rpsG gene encoding 30S ribosomal protein S7 codes for MSRRGVIQKRSVPPDPTYNSRLVSMMIRRIMHSGKKSTARRIVYDAFKVIEDRVGSDPLEVFERAVRNATPLVEVKARRVGGATYQVPMEVRTDRGIALALRWLIQYARQRPGRAMSLRLANELMDAANETGSAIRKREETHKMAEANKAFAHYRY; via the coding sequence ATGTCTCGTCGCGGTGTTATCCAAAAACGCTCGGTTCCCCCAGATCCAACCTATAACAGCCGACTCGTGAGCATGATGATCCGTCGCATCATGCACAGCGGCAAAAAATCCACTGCACGACGGATCGTCTATGACGCCTTCAAGGTCATTGAAGATCGTGTTGGCTCCGATCCCCTAGAAGTATTTGAGCGGGCTGTACGCAACGCAACCCCTCTCGTAGAAGTTAAAGCTCGCCGGGTTGGCGGTGCGACCTACCAGGTTCCCATGGAAGTCCGCACAGACCGAGGAATTGCCCTCGCTCTGCGCTGGCTCATTCAATACGCTCGTCAGCGTCCCGGTCGCGCTATGTCCTTGCGCCTTGCCAACGAGCTCATGGACGCAGCCAACGAAACCGGTAGCGCCATCCGTAAGCGCGAAGAAACCCACAAAATGGCTGAAGCAAACAAAGCGTTTGCGCACTATCGCTACTAA
- the rpsL gene encoding 30S ribosomal protein S12 has translation MPTIQQLIRSERQKAKKKTKSPALKSCPQRRGVCTRVYTTTPKKPNSALRKVARVRLTSGFEVTAYIPGIGHNLQEHSVVMIRGGRVKDLPGVRYHIIRGTLDTAGVKDRRQGRSKYGAKRPKA, from the coding sequence ATGCCCACCATTCAGCAGCTAATTCGTAGCGAGCGCCAAAAGGCCAAGAAGAAGACTAAGTCGCCAGCCTTGAAGAGCTGTCCGCAACGCCGAGGAGTTTGCACTCGGGTTTACACCACCACCCCCAAGAAGCCTAACTCAGCCCTGCGTAAAGTCGCGCGGGTCCGTCTAACCTCCGGTTTTGAGGTTACCGCCTACATTCCCGGTATCGGCCACAACCTCCAAGAACACTCCGTTGTGATGATTCGGGGAGGCCGGGTCAAAGATCTGCCGGGCGTACGCTACCACATCATTCGTGGCACCCTAGACACCGCAGGCGTGAAAGACCGCCGTCAAGGTCGTTCTAAGTACGGCGCCAAGCGGCCAAAAGCTTAA
- the fusA gene encoding elongation factor G — translation MARTTPLEKVRNIGIAAHIDAGKTTTTERILFYSGVVHKIGEVHEGTAVTDWMEQERERGITITAAAISTQWKDHQINIIDTPGHVDFTIEVERSMRVLDGVIAVFCSVGGVQPQSETVWRQADRYRVPRLVFVNKMDRTGANFFKVYGQIRDRLRANAVPIQIPIGAESEFRGIVDLVRMRAKIYTNDIGTDIEDVDIPEDIRELAEEYRLKLIESVAETDDALTEKYLEGEELTEEEIRYAIRKGVIAGTLVPMLCGSAFKNKGVQLMLDAVVDYLPSPTEVPPIQGILPNGESIVRHSDDSEPMSALAFKIMADPYGRLTFVRVYSGILKKGSYVYNSTKGKKERISRLIVLKADDRIEVDELRAGDLGAALGLKDTFTGDTITDEDSPVILESLFIPEPVISVAVEPKTKQDMEKLSKALQSLSEEDPTFRVSIDQETNQTVIAGMGELHLEILVDRMMREFKVEANIGAPQVAYRETIRKSVRAEGKFVRQSGGKGQYGHVVIELEPGDTGSGFEFVSKIVGGTVPREYVGPAEQGMKEACESGILAGYPVIDVKVTMVDGSYHDVDSSEMAFKIAGSMAIKEAVMKAQPVLLEPMMKVEVEVPEDFLGDVMGDLNSRRGQIEGMGSEDSIAKVSAKVPLAEMFGYATDIRSKTQGRGIFSMEFSHYDEVPRNVAEAIIAKSKGNA, via the coding sequence GTGGCACGCACCACCCCGCTTGAGAAAGTAAGGAATATAGGTATCGCCGCGCACATTGATGCGGGCAAAACGACGACGACGGAGCGGATTTTGTTCTACTCCGGCGTTGTCCACAAAATTGGTGAAGTCCACGAGGGCACAGCCGTCACCGACTGGATGGAACAGGAGCGGGAACGGGGTATCACCATTACTGCTGCTGCTATCAGCACCCAGTGGAAAGACCACCAAATCAATATCATTGATACGCCTGGACATGTAGACTTCACCATCGAAGTAGAACGCTCAATGCGTGTACTCGATGGCGTGATTGCAGTCTTCTGCTCTGTAGGCGGTGTGCAGCCCCAATCTGAAACCGTCTGGCGTCAAGCTGACCGGTACAGAGTTCCTCGCCTAGTGTTCGTCAACAAGATGGACCGTACGGGCGCGAACTTCTTCAAGGTTTATGGGCAAATTCGCGATCGCCTTCGCGCTAACGCAGTTCCCATTCAAATCCCCATCGGTGCAGAAAGCGAATTTCGCGGCATCGTAGATCTCGTGCGGATGCGCGCCAAGATCTACACCAACGACATCGGAACTGACATCGAAGATGTTGACATTCCGGAAGATATTCGTGAACTGGCCGAAGAGTATCGCCTCAAGCTCATCGAATCTGTCGCCGAGACAGACGATGCCCTAACCGAGAAGTATCTGGAAGGGGAAGAGCTGACAGAAGAGGAAATTCGGTACGCCATTCGCAAAGGCGTCATTGCCGGCACTCTTGTTCCCATGCTGTGTGGCTCAGCTTTCAAGAACAAGGGAGTCCAGCTAATGTTGGATGCGGTAGTAGATTACCTACCCTCTCCTACTGAGGTTCCTCCTATCCAGGGCATCCTGCCCAACGGCGAATCTATAGTTCGTCATTCTGATGACAGCGAACCCATGTCAGCTCTGGCCTTCAAGATCATGGCTGATCCCTATGGCCGTCTGACCTTTGTTCGGGTTTACTCTGGCATCCTGAAAAAAGGCAGCTACGTCTACAACTCGACCAAGGGCAAGAAAGAGCGCATCTCTCGCCTGATCGTCCTGAAAGCCGATGATCGTATTGAAGTCGACGAACTACGGGCGGGTGATCTAGGCGCAGCCTTGGGATTGAAAGACACCTTCACCGGTGACACCATCACCGACGAAGATTCTCCTGTCATTCTCGAGTCTTTGTTCATCCCTGAGCCTGTTATTTCAGTCGCAGTCGAGCCCAAGACAAAGCAGGACATGGAGAAGCTGTCCAAGGCACTCCAATCTTTGTCTGAGGAAGATCCCACCTTCCGAGTCAGCATCGACCAGGAAACCAACCAGACTGTAATTGCTGGAATGGGCGAGCTTCACCTAGAAATTCTCGTCGACCGGATGATGCGAGAATTCAAGGTTGAAGCCAACATCGGTGCACCTCAGGTTGCCTACCGTGAAACCATTCGCAAATCAGTTCGGGCAGAGGGAAAATTTGTCCGGCAGAGTGGCGGTAAGGGCCAGTATGGCCACGTAGTCATCGAGCTTGAGCCTGGTGACACTGGTTCTGGCTTTGAGTTCGTCTCCAAGATTGTTGGCGGTACTGTTCCTAGGGAATACGTTGGCCCGGCGGAACAGGGTATGAAAGAAGCTTGCGAATCTGGTATTCTTGCAGGCTACCCCGTCATCGATGTCAAAGTAACGATGGTAGATGGCTCCTACCACGACGTTGACTCCTCTGAAATGGCCTTTAAGATTGCTGGCTCTATGGCAATCAAAGAGGCTGTGATGAAGGCTCAACCTGTGCTGCTTGAACCCATGATGAAAGTGGAAGTCGAAGTTCCTGAAGACTTCCTCGGAGATGTCATGGGTGACCTCAACTCTCGACGGGGTCAGATTGAGGGCATGGGCTCTGAGGACAGTATTGCTAAGGTGTCTGCAAAAGTCCCCTTGGCAGAAATGTTTGGATATGCCACCGACATTCGGTCAAAGACTCAAGGTCGCGGTATATTCTCGATGGAATTCAGCCACTACGATGAAGTTCCTCGGAACGTGGCTGAAGCAATCATCGCCAAAAGCAAAGGGAACGCATAG
- a CDS encoding iron-sulfur cluster assembly accessory protein has translation MVHLSKAAANEIRRLKSQQTSENARVLRIGMQSGGCSDWSYTLEFITEPNPSDQLTTSEDLTIAIAADTAPYLGDLSLDYSEDLMGGGFRFHNPAAASTCGCGHSFSVSSSLDSSPV, from the coding sequence ATGGTTCATTTGAGCAAAGCAGCAGCCAACGAAATTCGGCGTTTGAAATCTCAGCAAACCAGCGAAAACGCTCGCGTTCTTCGCATTGGCATGCAATCTGGAGGCTGCTCTGACTGGTCCTACACGCTTGAATTCATTACCGAGCCCAACCCCAGTGACCAGCTCACCACCTCAGAAGACCTCACCATCGCGATCGCCGCAGACACCGCTCCCTATCTGGGCGACCTGAGTCTCGACTACTCCGAAGACCTCATGGGCGGCGGCTTCCGCTTTCACAACCCCGCAGCCGCCAGCACCTGCGGCTGTGGCCACTCCTTTAGCGTCAGCAGCAGCCTAGACTCGTCGCCAGTTTGA